The following are encoded together in the Streptomyces asoensis genome:
- a CDS encoding cation diffusion facilitator family transporter produces the protein MSASGGTRAIVAALGANLAIAASKFVAFAFSGSSSMLAEGVHSLADSGNQALLLIGGKKAQREATPQHPFGYGRERYIYAFLVSIVLFSVGGMFAIYEGYEKIKHPHEIEHWYWPVGVLVFAIIAEGFSFRTAIKESNPLRGDHSWKEFVRRAKAPELPVVLLEDFGALVGLVLALGGVGLALLTGDGVWDGIGTLCIGVLLILIALVLAAETKSLLLGEAANNEDLRKIETAVVDGDTVTRVIHMRTLHLGPEELLVAAKIAVRHDDTAGQVAAAINAAEARIRTAVPIARVIYLEPDIYSETEAAKGADPEATPGGPSQHPAEH, from the coding sequence ATGAGCGCGTCAGGCGGCACCAGGGCGATCGTGGCGGCACTCGGCGCCAACCTCGCGATCGCGGCATCGAAGTTCGTAGCGTTCGCGTTCAGCGGCTCGTCGTCGATGCTCGCCGAGGGCGTGCACTCGCTCGCCGACTCCGGCAACCAGGCCCTGCTCCTCATCGGCGGCAAGAAGGCCCAGCGCGAGGCCACCCCGCAACACCCCTTCGGCTACGGCCGCGAGCGCTACATCTACGCCTTCCTCGTCTCCATCGTCCTCTTCTCGGTCGGCGGCATGTTCGCCATCTACGAGGGCTACGAGAAGATCAAGCACCCGCACGAGATCGAGCACTGGTACTGGCCCGTCGGAGTCCTCGTCTTCGCGATCATCGCCGAGGGCTTCTCCTTCCGCACCGCCATCAAGGAGTCCAACCCTCTGCGGGGCGACCACTCCTGGAAGGAGTTCGTCCGCCGCGCCAAGGCCCCCGAACTCCCCGTCGTCCTCCTGGAGGACTTCGGCGCCCTCGTCGGCCTCGTCCTCGCCCTCGGCGGCGTCGGCCTCGCCCTGCTCACCGGCGACGGCGTCTGGGACGGCATCGGCACGCTCTGCATCGGCGTCCTGCTCATCCTGATCGCGCTCGTCCTGGCCGCCGAGACCAAGTCCCTCCTGCTCGGCGAGGCCGCCAACAACGAGGACCTCCGCAAGATCGAGACGGCCGTCGTCGACGGCGACACCGTCACCCGCGTCATCCACATGCGCACTCTCCACCTCGGCCCCGAGGAACTCCTCGTCGCCGCCAAGATCGCCGTCCGGCACGACGACACGGCCGGCCAGGTCGCCGCCGCCATCAACGCCGCCGAGGCCCGCATCCGTACGGCGGTCCCCATCGCCCGCGTCATCTACCTCGAGCCCGACATCTACAGCGAGACCGAGGCGGCCAAGGGCGCCGACCCCGAGGCGACCCCGGGCGGCCCCTCCCAGCACCCGGCCGAACACTGA
- the manA gene encoding mannose-6-phosphate isomerase, class I, giving the protein MDRLDNTVRPYAWGSTTAIPHLLGTEPTGEPQAEMWMGAHPGAPSRTGRGTLVEIIDADPERELGAPTLTKFGPRLPFLLKILAAGAPLSLQVHPDLDQARKGYEDEERRGVPLDAPHRNYKDANHKPELICALTEFDGLCGFRAPAHAADLLEGLGVDSLEPYVDILRAQPEEAALREVLTAILTADRDEMARTVAAAAAACDRLGGDYTPYAGIAHHYPGDPGVIAAMLLNHVRLQPGEALFLGAGIPHAYLDGLGVEIMANSDNVLRCGLTPKHVDVPELLRVVRFEPADPGVLRPEAAPDGEEVYDTPIDEFRLSRHVLPPDAPAHDLTLPTPQILLCTAGTVRADDHTLTPGTSVFVPAGHKAEVTGPGTVFRATVVA; this is encoded by the coding sequence ATGGACCGCCTCGACAACACCGTCCGCCCCTACGCCTGGGGTTCCACGACCGCGATCCCGCACCTGCTCGGCACCGAGCCGACCGGCGAACCGCAGGCCGAGATGTGGATGGGCGCCCACCCCGGCGCACCCTCCCGCACCGGCCGCGGCACCCTGGTCGAGATCATCGACGCCGACCCCGAACGCGAACTCGGCGCACCCACGCTCACCAAGTTCGGCCCCCGCCTCCCCTTCCTCCTCAAGATCCTCGCCGCCGGAGCGCCCCTCTCCCTCCAAGTCCACCCCGACCTGGACCAGGCGCGAAAGGGGTACGAGGACGAGGAGCGCAGGGGCGTCCCCCTCGACGCCCCGCACCGCAACTACAAGGACGCCAACCACAAACCCGAACTCATCTGCGCCCTCACCGAGTTCGACGGCCTGTGCGGCTTCCGCGCCCCCGCGCACGCGGCCGACCTCCTGGAAGGCCTCGGCGTCGACTCCCTCGAGCCGTACGTCGACATCCTGCGCGCCCAGCCCGAGGAAGCGGCCCTGCGCGAGGTCCTCACGGCGATCCTCACCGCCGACCGCGACGAGATGGCCCGCACCGTCGCCGCCGCCGCGGCCGCCTGCGACCGCCTCGGCGGCGACTACACCCCCTACGCTGGCATCGCCCACCACTACCCCGGCGACCCCGGCGTCATCGCCGCCATGCTGCTCAACCACGTCCGGCTCCAGCCCGGCGAAGCCCTGTTCCTCGGCGCCGGCATCCCGCACGCCTACCTCGACGGCCTCGGCGTCGAGATCATGGCCAACTCCGACAACGTCCTGCGCTGCGGCCTCACCCCCAAACACGTCGACGTACCCGAACTCCTGCGCGTCGTGCGCTTCGAGCCCGCCGACCCCGGCGTCCTGCGCCCCGAAGCCGCCCCCGACGGCGAAGAGGTCTACGACACCCCCATCGACGAGTTCCGGCTGTCGCGCCACGTCCTCCCGCCCGACGCCCCCGCCCACGACCTCACCCTGCCGACCCCCCAGATCCTCCTGTGCACCGCGGGCACCGTCCGGGCGGACGACCACACGCTCACGCCCGGCACGTCTGTCTTCGTCCCCGCGGGGCACAAGGCCGAAGTGACCGGTCCCGGTACGGTCTTCCGGGCCACGGTCGTCGCATGA
- a CDS encoding SIS domain-containing protein codes for MLDDSLLDTPDALAEADRRALLRGAAEAGARVRTAARHAAEAGVHTLRPDGRPRAILIAGPGAAAICVADLLGTLAGAACPVIRLTPTGVAPAAGAMRWELPGWAGSVDLLLIATPDGSEPGLSLLAEQAYRRGCTVAAVAPADSPLTEATAAAHGLFVPLATAPYEQDEQVPAAASAPGVLWALLTPLLALLDRIALLSAPPEELERVADRLDRVAERCGPAVATYSNPAKTLAAELADSLPVIWTEGTSAGPAGRRFAGALAELAGRPALVAELPEALAEHQAILAGPLAASADPDDFFRDRVEEAPALHACVVLLRDRPIGGLTAAPAARDLALSHDAPISELEPEAGDELVTLAELIATTDFAAVYLALASGA; via the coding sequence ATGCTGGACGACTCGCTGCTCGACACACCGGACGCCCTCGCCGAGGCCGACCGCCGGGCCCTCCTGCGCGGCGCGGCCGAGGCCGGCGCCCGCGTCCGCACCGCCGCCCGGCACGCCGCGGAGGCAGGCGTCCACACCCTCCGGCCCGACGGCCGCCCCCGCGCCATCCTCATCGCGGGCCCCGGCGCCGCCGCCATCTGTGTCGCCGACCTCCTCGGCACGCTCGCCGGCGCCGCCTGCCCCGTCATCCGCCTGACCCCCACCGGCGTCGCCCCCGCCGCCGGCGCCATGCGCTGGGAACTCCCCGGCTGGGCGGGCTCCGTCGACCTCCTCCTCATCGCCACCCCGGACGGCAGCGAACCCGGCCTCTCCCTCCTCGCCGAGCAGGCCTACCGCCGCGGCTGCACCGTCGCCGCCGTGGCCCCCGCCGACTCCCCGCTCACCGAAGCGACCGCCGCCGCCCACGGCCTGTTCGTACCGCTCGCGACCGCCCCGTACGAACAGGACGAGCAGGTCCCCGCCGCGGCCTCCGCCCCCGGAGTCCTCTGGGCCCTCCTCACCCCGCTCCTCGCCCTCCTCGACCGCATCGCCCTGCTCTCCGCCCCGCCCGAGGAACTCGAACGGGTCGCCGACCGTCTCGACCGCGTCGCCGAACGCTGCGGCCCCGCCGTCGCGACCTACAGCAACCCCGCGAAGACCCTCGCCGCCGAACTCGCCGACTCCCTCCCGGTGATCTGGACCGAGGGCACCAGCGCGGGCCCCGCCGGCCGCCGCTTCGCGGGCGCCCTCGCCGAACTCGCCGGCCGCCCCGCCTTGGTAGCCGAACTCCCCGAGGCCCTCGCCGAACACCAAGCGATCCTCGCCGGCCCCCTCGCCGCCAGCGCCGACCCGGACGACTTCTTCCGCGACCGCGTCGAGGAAGCCCCGGCGCTGCACGCGTGCGTAGTGCTGCTGCGCGACCGCCCGATCGGCGGCCTCACCGCCGCCCCGGCCGCCCGTGACCTGGCCCTCAGCCACGACGCGCCGATCAGCGAACTCGAGCCCGAGGCCGGCGACGAACTCGTCACCCTCGCCGAACTGATCGCCACCACGGACTTCGCCGCCGTCTACCTGGCCCTCGCCTCGGGCGCCTGA
- a CDS encoding Trm112 family protein — MPLEAGLLEILACPACHAPLEEQDAELICTGKDCGLAYPVRDGIPVLLVDEARRPAA, encoded by the coding sequence ATGCCGCTCGAAGCCGGCCTCCTGGAGATCCTCGCCTGCCCCGCCTGCCACGCCCCCCTGGAGGAGCAGGACGCGGAGCTGATCTGCACGGGCAAGGACTGCGGCCTGGCCTACCCCGTCCGCGACGGCATCCCCGTCCTCCTCGTCGACGAGGCCCGCCGCCCCGCCGCGTAA
- a CDS encoding phosphomannomutase/phosphoglucomutase: MAADLSQLVKAYDVRGVVPDQWDESLAELFGAAFALVTGAGAIVVGHDMRPSSPGLSGAFARGAAALGVHVTQIGLCSTDQLYYASGALDLPGAMFTASHNPARYNGIKLCRAGAAPVGQDTGLTEIRELVERWTDPDTADSVPAPATTPGTLTTADTLKDYAAHLRALVDLTSVRPLKVVVDAGNGMGGHTVPTVFDGLPLTLVPLYFELDGTFPNHEANPLDPANLVDLQKRVREESADLGLAFDGDADRCFVVDERGEPVSPSAITALVAARELARNGGEGTVIHNLITSRTVPEVVKEHGGTPVRTRVGHSFIKAEMARSGAIFGGEHSAHYYFKDFWNADTGMLAALHVLAALGGQDGPLSTLVAEYDRYSGSGEINSTVADQAGRIAAIKAVYGDREDVTLDELDGLTVSAADWWFNVRPSNTEPLLRLNAEARDEATMTRIRDEALALIRS; the protein is encoded by the coding sequence GTGGCCGCTGATCTGTCACAGCTCGTGAAGGCGTACGACGTACGCGGGGTGGTCCCCGACCAGTGGGACGAGTCGCTGGCCGAGCTGTTCGGAGCCGCCTTCGCCCTGGTGACCGGCGCCGGAGCCATCGTCGTCGGCCACGACATGCGCCCTTCCTCGCCCGGCCTGTCCGGCGCCTTCGCGCGCGGCGCGGCGGCCCTCGGCGTGCACGTGACCCAGATCGGCCTGTGCTCCACGGACCAGCTCTACTACGCCTCGGGCGCCCTCGACCTGCCCGGCGCCATGTTCACGGCCTCGCACAACCCGGCCCGCTACAACGGCATCAAGCTCTGCCGCGCCGGCGCCGCCCCGGTCGGCCAGGACACCGGACTCACCGAGATCCGCGAACTCGTCGAACGCTGGACCGACCCGGACACCGCCGACTCCGTCCCCGCGCCGGCCACGACCCCGGGAACCCTCACCACGGCCGACACGTTGAAGGACTACGCGGCGCACCTGCGCGCCCTCGTCGACCTGACGTCCGTCCGCCCCCTGAAGGTCGTGGTCGACGCGGGCAACGGCATGGGCGGCCACACCGTGCCCACCGTCTTCGACGGCCTGCCCCTGACGCTCGTCCCGCTGTACTTCGAACTGGACGGCACCTTCCCCAACCACGAGGCCAACCCCCTCGACCCGGCGAACCTCGTGGACCTGCAAAAGCGCGTCCGCGAGGAATCCGCCGACCTCGGCCTCGCCTTCGACGGCGACGCCGACCGCTGCTTCGTCGTCGACGAGCGGGGCGAGCCCGTCTCCCCGTCCGCGATCACTGCCCTGGTCGCCGCCCGCGAACTCGCGCGCAACGGCGGCGAGGGCACGGTCATCCACAACCTGATCACCTCCCGGACCGTCCCGGAGGTCGTGAAGGAACACGGCGGCACCCCCGTCCGCACCCGCGTCGGCCACTCCTTCATCAAGGCGGAGATGGCCCGCTCCGGCGCGATCTTCGGCGGCGAGCACTCCGCGCACTACTACTTCAAGGACTTCTGGAACGCCGACACCGGCATGCTGGCCGCCCTCCACGTCCTCGCCGCCCTCGGCGGCCAGGACGGCCCGCTCTCCACCCTGGTCGCGGAGTACGACCGCTACAGCGGCTCCGGGGAGATCAACTCCACGGTCGCCGACCAGGCCGGCCGCATCGCCGCGATCAAGGCCGTGTACGGCGACCGGGAGGACGTCACCCTCGACGAACTCGACGGCCTGACCGTCTCCGCCGCCGACTGGTGGTTCAACGTCCGCCCCTCCAACACCGAACCCCTCCTGCGCCTCAACGCGGAGGCCCGCGACGAGGCGACGATGACCAGGATCCGCGACGAGGCCCTCGCCCTCATCCGATCCTGA
- a CDS encoding DUF3499 domain-containing protein, with amino-acid sequence MESRRGPLKSAVPSNVVSPVRRCSRTACGRPAVATLTYVYADSTAVLGPLATYAEPHCYDLCAEHSERLTAPRGWEVVRLLDGSAPARPSGDDLEALANAVREAARPQGRAAGAGGGRAADPMEVARRGHLRVLRSPDN; translated from the coding sequence GTGGAGAGTCGTCGCGGCCCGCTCAAGAGTGCGGTACCGTCCAACGTCGTGAGCCCTGTACGTCGCTGTTCGCGAACTGCCTGCGGCCGACCCGCCGTCGCGACGCTGACGTACGTCTACGCCGACTCGACCGCGGTCCTCGGCCCGCTCGCCACCTACGCCGAACCCCACTGCTACGACCTGTGCGCCGAGCACTCCGAGCGCCTCACCGCCCCGCGCGGCTGGGAGGTCGTCCGGCTCCTCGACGGTTCGGCCCCTGCCCGCCCCAGCGGTGACGACCTGGAAGCACTGGCCAACGCCGTCCGCGAGGCCGCCCGCCCGCAGGGACGCGCGGCCGGCGCCGGCGGCGGACGCGCGGCGGACCCCATGGAGGTCGCGCGCCGCGGCCACCTGCGGGTGCTGCGCTCGCCGGACAACTGA
- a CDS encoding metallopeptidase family protein, whose amino-acid sequence MDSPVPPPPAAGPGPRRRDRHGRGMRGPVAPPQVPLAASRSDVFADLVQDSVERLERRWPQLADIDFMVLEVPRLDAAPEPWNDEAVPLGGTIAAREGRPPRVVVYRRPVEIRTKGRDERAALVHEVVVEQVAELLGLTPETVDPRYGED is encoded by the coding sequence ATGGACAGCCCCGTACCGCCGCCGCCCGCCGCAGGCCCCGGACCCCGTCGTCGCGACCGCCACGGCCGGGGCATGCGGGGGCCCGTCGCGCCCCCGCAGGTCCCCTTGGCGGCCAGTCGTTCCGACGTGTTCGCCGATCTCGTGCAGGACTCCGTGGAACGGCTGGAGCGGCGGTGGCCGCAGCTCGCCGACATCGACTTCATGGTGCTGGAGGTGCCGCGCCTGGACGCGGCCCCGGAGCCGTGGAACGACGAGGCGGTGCCGCTGGGCGGGACGATCGCCGCGCGTGAGGGACGGCCGCCGCGGGTGGTCGTCTACCGGCGGCCGGTGGAGATCCGCACCAAGGGGCGCGACGAGCGGGCCGCGTTGGTGCACGAGGTGGTCGTCGAGCAGGTCGCGGAGCTGCTGGGGCTGACACCGGAGACGGTGGATCCGCGCTACGGCGAGGACTGA